The Sparus aurata chromosome 10, fSpaAur1.1, whole genome shotgun sequence genome includes the window gaatccgatcgagctagggctacacacggataaacattggcgattccttcgagagatggagagagttgcggggcttgaagggattcaagtcggatccagaaattgcccgattcctcctagacaggtatgtaaattttatttcatttatgaaatgtattgcgggacgtagtttacagcaatacatgaatttatattgttacaacaaagctggctaacgttaccactagattagctcttgatactacactcgtaaaaacgacaacaaacttcttagatcacgcatccatttcagctatgtgtatcagcccagccgacctgcaacgatgcatcggtaatatcctctgtcattataaatgattcggtttcttacttagaacaaaacatccatcacaatcactatgactttgctgtaacgctagctctgtagcaccgtgggtaatatttatagctgggaaattgcagcgcaacagcagcattacacacagtgacaatagtgcagtctttgcatgtttagcctatgtcacagacatcacggtaatacagttagcttacaacgtaaggtattatgttggcaatgctactgcagttttttccaatgctgggttattgcactgacaataaaatattactaaggtaagttgacaactaaactaaacagttctactaccgagttatctaaactgttggttgtaggcttactgaacttagatgtatgcctgtgtaaattctcatttgtccaggtcaaggcatgattaaattacttagagagaacttagatacaagttttaacattactttgtttcaccggcggcatattatattacatagaaatacaaatagacacattacctcatccatatgcacgctgcagatagctgctaaaaaaaaaaaagttttcaaagcaagtcccgtcttcttcccgacgtttccaaaacaaatctacacgcgccggccagacaaacgtcttcacgacagtgggcgctagggctcatgggaaatgcggtcttcattccgtcaaaacaccaccgctttcgtccaccggggccgccaaaatcaacactaaatgaaaagtctgtacaggggctttaattaattttcaacagatttttttagcAGTATTGTCACAAGTATCAGATCCTATTATTACACATGATATTCATTCTGGAGTTGTACACATTTGacagtaaagagagagagagagagagagagagaatagcataatctgatatctttcatctggaaaaaggcagttatctgattatgagaaatctgataaacaaacttagatgtttgcctgataattagtttattgattgcatgtgtacatgttaatttgatttcagtcattttgttttaaatctagacatgtgcaggtggactcagccagtgctaagaaaggtcttctgcctgcctgttggagagatagagagactaaagcCTCAAATTGCGttaaaagatgctgtataacagacaggctacaacttttaGTCCTTGTCCCCCAATagaattattctctaaaatgttactgtttattgtcccccccaactatgaattgggattttcgcccctgctAAGATGGGTCACCGAATAGTGGCCTTCCCAAGTAAAgtcaatgtgtgggaaacactgggagAGCAATGAATTGAATGGCACTGTGGTAGATGACATCTCATAGTGACAGCAACAGTGTAAACAAGGAGGACCTCCATGATTCAGTGCAGATGATGTTGTGAATGGcatactggttttgtttttgttcagttttgaaaCTGAGACTAGCGCTACATCTGGAATCCACCTTGAATTTTTAGTTTTTGAACTGACCTAGTTCAAAAAGTCCTTTAAGTTGGATGTTGTCAAAAGCAGATTGTAATCAGATGAAGGCCTCATTTGTGGTAGAGCAGATGGCACACAAGATGTCAGCGTAGAGATGGTCCTTGCAATTTTCGCTTTTAAAATTACTGAAAGTAGAGGCTGGGCACTAATGTCGGTCCTTACTGGATCCTTCATTTAACATCTTGAAAATTGGTTTGAAACCTTCTGAAAATAAATCCGATCTGAACCAGGTTTGAAAGAGAATAATCAAGACCAAGAGAAAGCAGTGCatgtaataaaacatcattATCAACAGCATCACATTTTCCTTTGCATATTACAGGAATAAGGTAAAGTTGAATTGAAATGTACAAGTGAAGCAGTAATAACAGGacagtgtgtgtacatatatgtgtataaatatatatatatatatatatatatatatatatatatatatgaatatatatgtatgtatgtatatatatatatatacatatatatatatatatatatatattcttagAGCTGTGAAATCACAGATCTGTATGGGTTTCTAATACATTACTGCCAActgttttttaatcacaaatattgatttttcGATGTAATGGGTCATTTTTATATGAATAGGTTAAAAGACCCATGTTTTCCAGTGGAACTACTCACCTTATTATTTCATGAATGACAGTGACAATGACCACGTACtgtaattctctctctctgagatgtgcgttttcacacatttttagaTATAAATGAAACTGTTGTTGTGATCAACTTTATGTATCTGGACCACATAATGAAGTGATAAATGTCAATGGCAAGTGATTTTAACAGTTATTGTGCTATGAGGAGAAACTAACGTAAACTAACGAAAGTAACGTTGTGAAATGGGTTTGTCAAATTTTAAGTCACTGGTGCCATTTTGTAAATTCAGCTTTAAGTGCAATTCATTTAGAAGTTTCCTTCCTcttaaaaagtgtcagtttctTTGCAGCATCCCTGTCAAAGCCTTTTTCGCCGGATtcccttaaagaaaaaaaaaacaactacatttttaaacacgTTGCATTAGGAGAAACTGTATAAACGTTCTGAAACGCTGTCAACAACACATTCTCCACTATTTCAGCTTACTTGTTCATTGAGCAAATATTATAcgtgaagaaaatgtttgtgtatgaAACAAATCAGTTTTTTTCGAATGATGTCGCTATAGGCCTCCATCTTCATAAAGAGTTGGGCTTGACGCATTTGATGCTAACCATTGTTTGCGCTATTATTTAATTTATCTGTTTCAGTATGTAATAATGGTTAAGGTTGCTTATAATAGAGACCCCCACGACCCTCATGTTGTAACTCCAACCCTGATAATGTTTTCACCATGTCAGACAGAACTCATGACCTAGCTAGGCGGTTATAAGCTGCATTTCTCCATCTGTATGTGATGTACTTTCCGCTGAATGTTTTGAGAGATTGCAGGTTTTTTCCACCCTAACATGCAAAAGACTTGTTGCACTTGTTGCTCGCGGGCCCGTTACCTTATTTCAGTACCCATCCCTACTGTAGACTGTATAACACAGTGCTTTGACAACAATCTAAACTATGAATGTTCACAATATAGTGTACACTTCAACAGATATCTATTTTTTCAACGTGTGCCTTCTTTTAGGTGGCTAAAATACATCTTGCTGTTGGTGCTGTTCAGCAGTATAACACTCCACTTACTTGTCGGTGTGGCGCCCTGCTTCTCCATGTCGGGGGGAGAGCTGACTTCACCTGCTGGTAATACACTGACCAGGGATACATGCCTCATACAACCTTACATCAAAAGACCCATACTATCATTTTAATTTTCGCTGTACTACATCTATTAGGCTTCCATTCAGAGTTTTGATCAGAGGAGGAACATCAATGCTCCATACTCATGTGCAATAGATGTTCGTCTCTTTTTGGAGTTAAAACAAGCTTTAAATTAGTGAAAGACTTCTGAGTGTAATCCAAAACAAACTTTAATCTGGTAAGATTTTAATTTTGCGGTAGAGCAGATGGCATACATGATGTTGGCAAAAAGATGGACAGTGATTTTTCAGCAATTTTCAGGCttaatttatttacagtagCAGCAGGGGCCTCATGTTGGTCCTTACTGGATCCTTTACTAACCATCTTGGAACTTGGTTTGAAACCATCGAAGatataattaaaatatgttCTGAACTAAGTGGAAAGGAGAATAATCAAGGTCACCAATAAACAGTGTATTTAATGAAATACCATCATCAACAGCATCACATTATCTTTTCCATATTACATGAATTTACACACGCCAGAAGAATTGCTGCCAGGGAGTGACCACAAATGTTCATGTATCATCTCAATATCCAATTAATATGATAGCTTGATAAAATAAGTACTGATGTAAGAGGATATCCGAAAGAGCATCCCTGATTTTGCTAATTTGAAGTTAATCTTCACATTCCATAAATCCAGACAACATGACATCCATTGACAACACTTTAAACTGTTCCTTCCTATGATATATCATTCCTAGAAATACTGTACTGCATCTTTTGACTGCAGACCACAAGGATGATACCAAATCCATTTTTACTGAAAGAGCAGAAATGAAACGGGACCAGTTCTAGTGCTTCACACTGGAGTACACACAATCATTGCTGGTGTTGTTCCTCTGTCTTCTTGTTCTGTTGGGCAGGTTGACACTTACAGCAGCATAATGGAGGTTGTCTGCGTCTCCATGACACTGgtgacaaaatgtgtaaaagtggATTAGGGTATCTatcaaattatgaaaaatatcCAAATAACACTTTGTTGTTTTGATGGTAATTACTGGATCAGTAGGATAAATCTCACCTCTGCATTTGTTGTGGAGGGAGCTGATAATCTTGCCTGAGACTCTGTGAAACACAAATAAAGCTGTTTCATTCAAAACTTAAACATATAAAAAGCTGTCGGATATAGATTTTATCAGTTACCTGTAGACCCGTAactgtttctcttcttcatcttgaACACTGAGAGAGCCAGTAAAACTACCAGGATGGTGGTGAGTGTCAAAGCTCCACTCAAGAAATACACCAAGGCAGCAGAATGGCCTttgtctgcagagagacagacatcaGAAACAGAACCTTagcatgttttctgtttccattttaAATTGTATGGGGGAATAAGTGAGTAAGACTATTTACTATATAGTGAATattcaacaaaatatttttctAGAAGGTTTCTTACCTTCAAAGTCCAGCTTGGTCCCGTTTCCAAACAGTATGTGTCCACATGAGGCAACAGCACAGTAGTAGGTCCCAGTATGAGAAAGATTCAGGCTCTTCATTGGCAAGTTAtagacacaggtgtgtgtttgtgtgttgtctttCCTCTCACACTGATCATTCCTGCCTCcatgggtgtaaatgagtcctGGATGAGATTCTTGAGAGTGTTTGAACCAGTAAACACTGTGTTCTCCATCACAGGTCCCAGTGTGTACTGTACAGTTCAGAGTCACAGAGCCTCCTGGCTGGATGATCTCAGATGCTGACTGATGGACCCGAGCTGAACCCGTCACACTGACAGTAATACTTTCTGAAGTTTCTATCGTATCTATATAACAaaagcagcagtaagcagctgAGTCTGAAATACGCAGATCTGAGATTTTCAAGTGATTTTTACCATCCCCTGTATCCAGTGTGAAGCGTGGATTGTTTTTGAATTCGTTGTAAAAAGTGCCATTTTGATCAAAATAGTAGAATGTAGCAATGAGCTGTAATTTCTGTCCCAGAGGTTGTTTGTACCAGTAAAGCCTTGCAGGAACATCAGCTTTATAGAAACATGTCAGAGTCAAGTTGTCCCCAgtttttaatgataataaacCTCCATCTAGATGAACAGATGAGGACAACTTcagggcagctgtctgagctgaAGTGAAATGAGagacaaagcaacattacattaGCATTACATCAGTCACATTAGTATGAGGAGGAACCATTTATCAAAAAATGAATACTTGAATCAACAAACTCAACTCACCCATTAACCCCAATAACAAACATATCAAGTGGTAGAAGACAAGCCTCAGAGATCTCATCGTGTTCAAATCCTTGTGTTGAATGACAGAATCTCAAGACCTTCTCCACCCTATAGAGAGAAGACTGTGTTTGATTGGCCAGCCTGAAATGACTCTGTATGAGCTTTGGAGGAAACATGGTCACATGTTCACTGCCACAAGTGTCACGTTGGTTAGAGTCGCTAGTCACAGATAAATGGCAAACATCTACCTGAAATTCGATTTAAAATCACTGAAAAACAATTGTACCTTCATCAAATATAAACACTTGCATCAATACACAATAAGAGCTCTGCTCCACGTTCAGCAATGGACCAGATGCCATAATGTCAAACAGAAATGAAGTATAGGATTTCGGGCAGATCATCAAGAGACCAACACTGCTTTCTGTGCTGTGTtgtacaaatgttttgtaacatctctctctctctctctctctctcatctctacacatgaacattcTGACTTTTGAaggttttctctctcttgttacAGTTTGACTGTGAACTATTCGAACTGTACCCTTAATCCTAAAATCAGATGCTGCAAAGAACTCTGCAGTATTTGAATGTTTTCGGATCTTTAGGTGCTTCTGTGTGAGAATGCTAACACCTTTACCGCCCACGAAAAACCACAATGGACACTTCACTGACAGATATTTAGTAAACATCAAGCTAGCATCCGCATGCtagcattgtcattgtaagCATGGTGTTTAGCAAGTGTCCTGTAAAGAAAATGCTCACCACCTTTGCAAATATCCAGTATGTAGTCAAGTAAGCCTCATTTAAAGTCTCATTGAGATCAATCAGATTAGCATTTGATAACATGACAATGAGATTGAAAAATCCATCTTTTTCAGAATCACTCTCAAACTTTGcctacatagtgttgctttagtTGTCCACCTTAATGCACTCAAACAATCACATCTTCACAACAGCAGGTGAGCCGTTGTCGAGGAAGCGTGTCATTAACGATATAGCCTATCAAAACTACTGAAATCAACATGGTACCGAATGACAATGCCAGAACCAGGTGCTCTCAAGTTTGAATGAAACAACGGCATAAGCAGGCCTACATTGAATAGGGGTTGGATCACAATCAGTACTTTCAGAGAACaattctctctctgtttctctgcagaacACATGTGAATGATGAAGAAGGGAGTGCAGATTGTCTATAAGTTAAAAGATCGTTGATGGTGTCAACTTCCTGGATGGATAAAAACAGATGGCtgttaaaaatgctaaaatggttCACAGCAGCAGTCAATATGCCTTGGCTGTCCACTCAAGTAAAGGCTTG containing:
- the LOC115589927 gene encoding uncharacterized protein LOC115589927; translated protein: MRSLRLVFYHLICLLLGLMAQTAALKLSSSVHLDGGLLSLKTGDNLTLTCFYKADVPARLYWYKQPLGQKLQLIATFYYFDQNGTFYNEFKNNPRFTLDTGDGKNHLKISDLRISDSAAYCCFCYIDTIETSESITVSVTGSARVHQSASEIIQPGGSVTLNCTVHTGTCDGEHSVYWFKHSQESHPGLIYTHGGRNDQCERKDNTQTHTCVYNLPMKSLNLSHTGTYYCAVASCGHILFGNGTKLDFEDKGHSAALVYFLSGALTLTTILVVLLALSVFKMKKRNSYGSTESQARLSAPSTTNAECHGDADNLHYAAVSVNLPNRTRRQRNNTSNDCVYSSVKH